From the bacterium genome, the window TTCAAGCAGTCCTGGTCCAAGTTCCTTATGCACCGCAACCGCAACATCAACTATGATTTTCCCGATTTCATTTTCATTCATCTTTGTGTCCTTTGCGTCTCTGTGTGATTATTTTTATTAGTCTAACCTTAGATTATACTGCCTATCGGCAGTTTTTATTTTACTGCATTATAAGTTAGGCTAGTTATAGAGTAGCATAAATAGAATATTCTGTCAAGAAAAATTTTAATATCAAAATTAGAAAATACTGAAAAATAACATCATGGTATTATACTGCCTATTAGCGGTTTTTATTTTACTGCATTATAAATTTTTTCGACCTGTGCAGGTTAGCTTTAAGATTATTATTCTTCCCTTACCTTAAAAATGTCCGAAGGGGAATAAGGAGATAAGGAAGGATTATAAATTCCCTGGATAATTGGGCAAAAGGTTATGGTTATGAAGTTGGTATGGAAGCCTGCTCCCTGATTTTCATCAGAGCTTGCCCTGAATTCATTTCAGGGGCAGGCTCTGACAGGCTCAGGAGTTAGCTCAGGATGGTTATGCAAAAAGACTAACCCTGGCCTGGCGCCAGGACAGGCTTCATAACCCCTAAACCAAACCACCCTCCTAACCATAGTGTCGTGTTGAGTAAGTTTTGCACGGGGTATCATCATATTTCATAACCTGCAAACGGATAATTGGTAACTGGTAATTGGTTAAATAGTTTCGTCATGAGCTCAGCCGAACGGTATTTAATTACCAGTTACCAATCACCAGTTACCAGAATCAAATTTCGTGCGTTATTTGTTCAACACGACAATAGGTGTTTAGATTCTCAGTCCTTCAATCTCTACCTCATCTATTGGGCAGACATTTAGGATTTCCTCTTTATGTGAGTCCCAAATAACTCTGATTCCACTTTTGCCTTTATCATCCGAATATCTCGCACAGATAGCGGCGGCTTTTAACAAGTTGTCTGGCTCAATTTGTCCCCGGCAGATGACAATAGGACCTTTATAATTGACAACCATAACCTGGACATCATCCTTACCCAATTCAAGAAGCCTTTCATTCTCCTCCTCATTTCTTCCAACAACTACCTTTAATTCTTCTGATAGTCTAAAATGTCTGCCAATCTTCAAAAACTCAATATCAATCAAGGTTGGAGCATCGGTATGAGTAAGTAAATCCTTCATCTTTTTTGCAAATTCTGGGTCTGTTAACAGACAGCCACCTGCGGGAGATGGATAATCATTTATCTGTAGCTCTTTTGCCAGCTGAATTTGAGGTTTTCTTGAACGACCAGAAATACTAAGGAGTTTTTCTCTATCTACCCAGCCTTTTTCTTCAGGTAAGGTTGGTTTGAGCAATTTTGCAGATAAAGGCCGCAATACCAATCCCTCAAGCCCACTTTCGCGGTCAATTATCTCCATTGCCCTTCGATATTGGGACATAGGTCTTTGCCCAAGGACCTCGCCAGTAACGATAAAGGATGCTTCTGATATGGTCATATATTCTTTTGCCTTTTTAAGCATTAGAATTCGGCAATCAATGCAGGGGTTTATATTTTTCCCGTAGCCATACTTAGGATTTTTAAGCATCTCCAGATATTCTTTGCCGAGTTCAAATACCTTTAATTTCATCCCACATTTCTCGGTTACGATTTCTGCAGAATGTGAATAGTCTTTAATTTGATTCCATCGCCAAAATGGGCTAATAAAGTTTATCGCCTCAACCTCTATTCCCATCTTGAGTATTATCTCTATGGCGATGGTGCTATCCAATCCCCCGGATAAGAGGGCTAATGCCTTATGTGTCATAAAACCTTCACGCTCCAATATTTCCCCTGAAAATAGCGAATTAGTGAATTAGAGATTAGCGAATTATCTTGCGTCCGTGCTTTCGCAGACTCATGAGCGTTTTTCCTTTTCTTACACTACCTGATATGGTGAACGGTTACGAGTTGATGAGGATAATCTTATCCCCGGCTTTAATCTTGCCGCCAGATATTACCTCGGCAAATATCCCTTCTTTTGGCATCACGCAATCGCCTGCTTGATAATAAATGGCACATCTATCATGACAGACTTTCCCGAGCTGACTTATTCTCAAAAGCACATCAGAGCCTATTTTAAGTTGGTTTCCTATTTTTAGCAAAAGTAAATCAATTCCACTGGTAGTGATATTCTCTGCAAAATCTCCTGGACCGACCGCAAGCCCCATCTGTTTCATCTTTTCAATCGATTCAAGGGCTAATAGGCTTACCTGGCGATGGGATACCTCATTTTTAATATCAGGACTGATATTGGCATGCCCATCATCTTTGAGTCCACAATCCTTTATCAGTTGCCAGGCTTGACTAACGGGTTTTTTCCGTTCACCTTTGTTTTTACTGATATTAACTGAAACTACCTGACCAATCATTAAATCCGCTCCATTTACAAATTAAATTCACCGATTAATAGCCACAGAGTCACAGAGAACACAGAGGGAATATATAACCACGAATGAACACAAATACAAAGAGATTTGGAGTGCGAGGCTGTAACCTCACTTCTGGCAAGCCAAAAGGCGAACCTAAAGGTTCGCACTACATTTATGGGATGTCAGAGGTTAATTCGTGTGCATTTCTGGCTAATTTCCTTAATTCTCTGTGAACTCTGTGCCTCTGTGGCTGAACGCTTACCAGTTTCTTTCAATCCACAATCCGCAACTCCTCAAACAGTCCTAACTTTACCAGTTCCTCAATAAGATACATCACATCTTTTTTAAGCAATGGCTCACCGCCAGTAATTCGCACCCGTCTAATGCCAAGTTGAGCCATCAAACCTGCCAGTCGGATTATCTCCTCGTATCTTAAAATCTCCTGATGACTCTTCTTACCTATCTCTTTCCATGATTGACAGTAGATACACTGTAAATTACACATATCCGTAATAGAAAGACGCAAGTAATTAATCTGACGATGGTAACTGTCTGTAAGCATAGGTAGTTCACCTTCTTATAAATTCTTCTTCCAGAAAATCAGCTATTTTTGAGTAATCACTCAGTTCAAAGCAGGGTATTTCAAGGTTAAAAGGACAGTCACTTACTACCGCCACGAGATTATCTTTTTCAGGATTACAGAGCAAACCAGTTTTTTTTACTATCTCCTGGCGAAAGACCTCAATCTTCGGTTTATCCTCAAGTTTATAGCCTTCAGTTAAAATAAGGTCTAATTCAGAAAGATACATTCTGCTAATCTCATCGATACTACAGGGATTTTTCAACTTACGGATGAGCATCAATTTATTCTGCCCGGCTAAAACAGTAGTTTGGGCACCAGCGAGTTGATAGCGATAGGTATCTTTCCCTTCACAGTCAACTTCCCCCTGTTTAATTATATGGCTGTGATGCTTAATTACGCCAATAGCGTAACCCCTTTTTCTTAATTCTGGCACCAGACTTTCAATTAAGGTTGTCTTACCACTATTTTTTCTACCAACGATAGAGACTATTGGAATCATTGTGAAATAAGTATAATTGATTTTACTTTATTTGTCAATAGATTAAAGATATGAGTGCAAACCGGAAACTAAGAAACTGACCCCAAGAAATGTGAAAAGGATAACAAGTAACCCGACTATGGCTAAATAGGAAAGAGTCTTTTTGCTTACTCCGATAAACCTCAGATGAAGGAATAAGGCATAGTATAGCCAGGTAATTAAGGCCCAGACCTCTTTTGGGTCCCAACCCCAGTATCTCCCCCAGGCAAAATATGCCCAGATAGCACCGGAGATGATGCCAAAAGTAAGCAACGGGAAGCCTAATTTAATTAAATAAATCGTTACCTCAGAAAATCTTTTCTCTTTATCCTTAAAAAGTGAGACAAT encodes:
- a CDS encoding MOSC domain-containing protein; its protein translation is MIGQVVSVNISKNKGERKKPVSQAWQLIKDCGLKDDGHANISPDIKNEVSHRQVSLLALESIEKMKQMGLAVGPGDFAENITTSGIDLLLLKIGNQLKIGSDVLLRISQLGKVCHDRCAIYYQAGDCVMPKEGIFAEVISGGKIKAGDKIILINS
- a CDS encoding radical SAM protein; amino-acid sequence: MLTDSYHRQINYLRLSITDMCNLQCIYCQSWKEIGKKSHQEILRYEEIIRLAGLMAQLGIRRVRITGGEPLLKKDVMYLIEELVKLGLFEELRIVD
- the mobB gene encoding molybdopterin-guanine dinucleotide biosynthesis protein B; this translates as MIPIVSIVGRKNSGKTTLIESLVPELRKRGYAIGVIKHHSHIIKQGEVDCEGKDTYRYQLAGAQTTVLAGQNKLMLIRKLKNPCSIDEISRMYLSELDLILTEGYKLEDKPKIEVFRQEIVKKTGLLCNPEKDNLVAVVSDCPFNLEIPCFELSDYSKIADFLEEEFIRR